The sequence GACGTTCTTTATCGCCGATTAGACCATTGTTATCAAGCAACATAGTTAGAGCCCAAGCCAATACCGGGTTAGTTACTGCTGCTGCAAAGATACAGATACCAGCAGATTGTGAATCTTTGGTGTCTTTAATCATTTGCATGCCTGCTTCTAGTAGCGGTAAGAACACGCCTACTAATAAAGCAATCTTCATTACTGGAGGCCATACTGCAACATCCATTGGGAAGCCAAGTATTGCAATGATGATACATAATGAACCAAGCAAAATTGCGCCGCCAGGAATAGGGCGTTTAGCAATAGCAGCAGGGATCATGTAAGTACCCCAGCTAGATGTGATGTTACCACCACCTACAGCAGTACCTACGATTTGACGAACTGAACAGGTTGTCATGGTGTCATCAACATCCATTAATACTTTGTCAGTACCGCGTGGGTAGTTTAGTTCTTGGAAAATACGGTGGCCAAGGAAGTCTGGTGACCACATTGCTACCGCTAAAATTGCAAATGGTAACGAAGCAATAAAGTGTTCTGCGTTAGGTAAACCTAGCTGCCAACCTTGTTCAGTAGAACCCCACCAGTAAACTGGGTTTAAGTTAGGTAAGCCCATTTCGGTCTTAAAGGTAAGGTCAAAACCAGCGCCAAAGGCTAAAGCAATTGCAAGGCCCATAACCGCACAAGCTGGAATCGCTAACCAACGTTTACCAATTTTTGCCAAGAATGCGTAAAGTACGATGGTAGCGGCTAATACTACTAAGCCAACGTAACCCATCTCACCTGCAGCAATACCTGCGTCAACTGATTCTAGCCCCTTAGACCAAGACTGGATGTCACCGATCATCGACATCGTGCCGCCAAAGCCAAGGAATACCAGTAAGCCGCCAGCAACACCTTCACTGGTTAAGTTCACCAGTTTAGAACCACCTTTAAAGAAGCTAAGCAGTAAACCAAATACACCTAACAAAATTGCTAGGGCAAGTGGGTGGGCACCCGCTAAAGCGATTGCGCCAATCAATGGAATCATTGGGCCGTGGTTACCCGCAAGGTTAGCCCGTGGATTGAATATTCCCGATGCCAATACACAGAACAGTAACGCAGGGATAAGCATTTCTACACGCGCTACTTCAATCGCAAACTCAGTACCTAGGTTGATGTGGTCCCAACGCTCGGTTAAGCCATCAGCCCAGGCCATCATTACCGCAGAGTACATCGCAATAATACCAATAGTACCGGCAATGGCTGGCACCAAATCTTCCCATTCGAAGCGGAAGTCACGACCTGGCAAATTTAAGCCCCAGCGACGAGGCTTCATGATTTTTAGTTCGTGGTCTAAGTAGTCGGAACGAGTTTCAAACTCAGAAGCCGGGCGGTGCGCTTCTGAATAGCTCAGTTCTTCGTCTTGAGACTGGTGGTTGTTACTAGACATAGTTTCCTCAAAAACAAATATAAAAACCGGTAAACCGCAGATGCTTAACTATGTGTGTTAAGCCTGAGATCCTTCTCACTCGCGATAATCGTCTCAATGGGACGAACAACATATAAGGATAGTGAGTATAAAGTGTGAAATAACAGTATGCAGCTAAAGTTCAAAATTGTAGTGATTAACTGTATTAAAGAAATATGAAAGAAACAAAAAAATTGGCAATGATGAAAATTGGTGTTGGTAATACTTTGGCCGCTTATTTTGTTGTTCTTAACCACAACATCTACCTGCTATTTTCGATAGCAAAATTGTATCAAAGTAAGCAAGATCTGGAATTTGATCTGTGTCAAAAAAGCCCATAATTTGTGTAATTTTACTACTTATTTGTGGCTTAAAGCCGAAGGTAATCGTAGTTGATGGCCTTATTCTGTAATTTACTTACTAAATTTGTGGTCTAAGTAATGAGAGCTGGCTCACTTAATCATCACTAAGAATTACGCTGCATTTTACAATTATGCAACAGCAAATGCGGCTGTGCCCGCAAACTACACTAAAAGGCATATTATCTATAAAAACCGAGCTAAAATTCTAAAACTGAAATTAAATTCGTCGCGTGGGCGCTTAATAGCGTATCTATGCATACAGGTTGAATATAAAGATGCTAATAAAATCGCTTAATAGGGTGTTTTGTAATCATAAGAGCGCCAATTGCCCCATAAAATGTTGAGTTTTGTCTTTTGCGATGATACTTTTCGTTGGGTTGAACGTGTAACAAATTATTTAACAATAACTACGCGCCTTAGGAAACAAGGCTGGTTGCTTAGGCAGTCATTAACAAGGTAAACATAAAATATGAGTGATGTGGCTGCACTAGAAGCATCAAATATCCACAAAGTGTTTGGCGATAACGAAGTACTTAAGGGTATTGACCTTACCGCTAACAAAGGCGATGTGATTTCCATCATTGGTTCTTCTGGCTCTGGCAAAAGCACCTTCTTACGCTGCATGAATTTACTTGAGATCCCCACTCAAGGTGACATTGCACTGCACAGTGAAAAGATTGGCTTCAAGCACTTACGCAATGGTGAACGTTTACCTTCCGACAATAAACAAGTTGAACGCATTCGCTCTAAACTCTCGATGGTGTTTCAAGGCTTTAACCTTTGGTCTCACATGACCGTATTAGAAAACATCATTGAAGCGCCGGTTCATGTATTGGGCATTCCAAAGAAAGAAGCTATTGAGCAAGCTGAAGGCTTGTTAGAGCGGGTAGGTTTGCACGACCGTAAAGATTATTACCCTGCTCACATGTCGGGTGGACAACAGCAGCGTGCAGCAATCGCTCGCGCCTTAGCCATGAACCCCGAAGTAATGCTATTTGATGAGCCAACCTCGGCGCTTGACCCTGAATTGGTGGGTGAAGTGCTTAAAGTGATGCGTAGTTTGGCAGAAGAGGGGCGCACGATGTTGGTTGTGACCCACGAAATGGCTTTTGCGCGTGACGTATCCAACCAGGTGTTATTCCTACATCAAGGCATAGTGGAAGAACGAGGTTCGCCACAAAAAGTATTCGAAAATCCAGATTCTGAGCGCATGAAGCAATTTCTAGCCCCAAAATACTAAAATTATAACTATGGAAGACAAGCGTTAATTCGCTTAAAGCAAACAACACGGAGTAAAAAATGAAAAAAACATTAATCGCGATGATTGGTGCAGTTGCACTAAGTACTACAGCTGTTGAAGCAAAAGACTGGGAAGTAGTTCGTTTAGCCGTAGACGTACCGTACGAACCATTTGAGTACAAAGCACCTGATGGTTCACTAACTGGTTTCGAAATTGACCTAGGTAACGCGGTTTGTGAAGAAATGAAGGTTAAATGTGAGTGGGTAATTCAAGCATGGGATGGCATCATTCCTGGCCTACTAGCACGTAAGTACGATGCAATTTTCTCTTCAATGTCTATTAACGAAGACCGTGCTAAAAAGGTATTGTTCTCAGAACCTTACTACAATACTCCTACCGGTTTCTTTGGCCCTAAAGCCAGCGAAGTTGACCCAGCAAACCCAGATACACTAAAAGGTCTACGTGTTGGTGTTCAGCGCGGTACTATTCAAGATACCTACGCAACTGACAACTACTCTAAAGTGGCTGACATTAAACGTTACACAACCGGTGATGACTTAGTTGTTGACCTTCACGGTGGCCGTTTAGACGTAGTAGTTATCGATTTCCCAGTAGGTGTTAGCACTATCTTAGAAGTTGATAAAGGTTCAGACTTTAAAGTTCTAGGTGACAACGTACAACTTGGTGAAGGTGTTGGTGTTGCTGCTCGTAAGCGTGATGGCGAACTGATTGAAATGTTCAACAAAGCTTTAGCGACTGTTAAATCTAACGGTACTTACGACAAAATTAACGACAAATACTTCGATTACAGTATTAAAAAGTAAGCCTTGCACTACCATTAACCCGAGCATTGCTCGGGTTAACTTTCTAAGAGACTCATTATGTTAGATCTTCATGGTTACGGCCCTTCAATATTTATGGGGGCGATAGTCACTATCGAAGTTGCCTTCTTATCATTGGCTGTAGCGCTAATTTTAGGCATGTTGGCAGCGGTGGCACGTTTATCAAAAAACCGTATTGCTAATGGCGTTGCTGTGGTTTACACCACGGTGATTCGCGGTGTGCCCGATTTGGTGTTAATGCTGCTTATTTTCTTTGGCGCTCAAATCATGATGAATGTGTTTTCTGATTGGTTATACGACAACTACGATATCGATTACTACATCAATATTAATGAGTTTGTTGCGGG comes from Agarivorans sp. Alg241-V36 and encodes:
- a CDS encoding DUF3360 family protein, giving the protein MSSNNHQSQDEELSYSEAHRPASEFETRSDYLDHELKIMKPRRWGLNLPGRDFRFEWEDLVPAIAGTIGIIAMYSAVMMAWADGLTERWDHINLGTEFAIEVARVEMLIPALLFCVLASGIFNPRANLAGNHGPMIPLIGAIALAGAHPLALAILLGVFGLLLSFFKGGSKLVNLTSEGVAGGLLVFLGFGGTMSMIGDIQSWSKGLESVDAGIAAGEMGYVGLVVLAATIVLYAFLAKIGKRWLAIPACAVMGLAIALAFGAGFDLTFKTEMGLPNLNPVYWWGSTEQGWQLGLPNAEHFIASLPFAILAVAMWSPDFLGHRIFQELNYPRGTDKVLMDVDDTMTTCSVRQIVGTAVGGGNITSSWGTYMIPAAIAKRPIPGGAILLGSLCIIIAILGFPMDVAVWPPVMKIALLVGVFLPLLEAGMQMIKDTKDSQSAGICIFAAAVTNPVLAWALTMLLDNNGLIGDKERPKKLSLVDRIVIPATVLLICFIAMMAVGMLEGKYGIPALL
- a CDS encoding ABC transporter ATP-binding protein; protein product: MSDVAALEASNIHKVFGDNEVLKGIDLTANKGDVISIIGSSGSGKSTFLRCMNLLEIPTQGDIALHSEKIGFKHLRNGERLPSDNKQVERIRSKLSMVFQGFNLWSHMTVLENIIEAPVHVLGIPKKEAIEQAEGLLERVGLHDRKDYYPAHMSGGQQQRAAIARALAMNPEVMLFDEPTSALDPELVGEVLKVMRSLAEEGRTMLVVTHEMAFARDVSNQVLFLHQGIVEERGSPQKVFENPDSERMKQFLAPKY
- a CDS encoding transporter substrate-binding domain-containing protein, giving the protein MKKTLIAMIGAVALSTTAVEAKDWEVVRLAVDVPYEPFEYKAPDGSLTGFEIDLGNAVCEEMKVKCEWVIQAWDGIIPGLLARKYDAIFSSMSINEDRAKKVLFSEPYYNTPTGFFGPKASEVDPANPDTLKGLRVGVQRGTIQDTYATDNYSKVADIKRYTTGDDLVVDLHGGRLDVVVIDFPVGVSTILEVDKGSDFKVLGDNVQLGEGVGVAARKRDGELIEMFNKALATVKSNGTYDKINDKYFDYSIKK